One Sediminibacillus dalangtanensis genomic region harbors:
- a CDS encoding ABC transporter ATP-binding protein has translation MEKILEVKDLHVTFKTYGGEVQAVRGVNFDLEKGETLAIVGESGCGKSVTSNSIMRLIPTPPGRIANGSIVYKGRDLTTVPEKEMRKIRGVDISMIFQDPMTALNPTLTIGDQLTEGLKQHKDVSGREAKEQALEMMNLVGIPSPEERLKQYPHQFSGGMRQRMVIAMALICDPDLLIADEPTTALDVTIQAQILELFGKIQERTGVSIILITHDLGVVAKIADRIAVMYAGKIIEVGTKREIFYEPQHPYTKGLLNSVPRLDIEEDDLIPIDGTPPDLFSPPQGCPFTARCPFAMEVCDKVYPDSASRSTTHEVDCWLQDRRAQLVSPMEGTRK, from the coding sequence ATGGAAAAAATACTAGAAGTAAAAGACTTGCACGTAACCTTCAAAACATACGGCGGGGAAGTCCAGGCGGTCCGCGGGGTCAATTTCGATCTGGAAAAGGGGGAGACCTTGGCCATTGTCGGCGAATCCGGCTGTGGAAAAAGTGTAACCTCCAACAGCATCATGCGATTGATCCCTACACCCCCTGGAAGAATCGCGAATGGCTCGATTGTTTACAAGGGCCGCGATTTGACTACTGTACCTGAAAAAGAGATGCGGAAAATACGCGGTGTCGATATTTCGATGATTTTCCAGGATCCCATGACGGCGCTTAATCCGACCTTGACCATTGGCGACCAGCTGACCGAAGGACTGAAGCAGCATAAGGACGTATCCGGACGGGAAGCGAAAGAGCAAGCCTTGGAAATGATGAACCTGGTCGGAATCCCTAGTCCAGAAGAGCGGCTGAAACAATATCCGCATCAATTCAGCGGAGGTATGCGCCAGCGGATGGTGATTGCCATGGCGCTGATTTGCGATCCGGATTTACTGATAGCTGATGAACCGACTACCGCGCTTGATGTCACGATACAGGCACAAATCTTGGAGTTGTTCGGAAAAATCCAGGAACGGACAGGTGTTTCAATTATTTTGATCACCCATGACCTTGGTGTCGTTGCCAAAATCGCCGACCGAATTGCTGTCATGTACGCAGGTAAAATCATTGAAGTCGGAACCAAGCGGGAGATATTTTATGAACCGCAGCATCCTTATACAAAAGGATTGCTGAATTCCGTTCCACGATTGGATATAGAAGAAGATGATCTCATTCCGATTGACGGAACACCACCTGATTTATTCTCACCTCCACAAGGATGCCCCTTTACAGCAAGGTGTCCGTTCGCGATGGAGGTGTGTGATAAAGTGTATCCCGATTCAGCATCACGCAGCACCAC
- a CDS encoding ABC transporter permease — translation MSLAEKQKEPQSPGIPDEWFRPLDKSKQDAEKVSRPSLSYWSDAWQRLIKNKLAMGGLIFLVLLALLAIFGPIFSPHSVREINLPNQNMPPSADHWFGTDELGRDVFTRTWYGARISLFVGLMAALIDFFVGVVYGGISGYKGGRTDNIMMRIIEVLYGLPYLLVVILLLVVMGPSLATIIVALSVTGWVGMARIVRGQVLQLKNLEFILASESFGAKSWRIIRKNLLPNTMGPIIVQMTLTVPTAIFAEAFLSFLGLGIQAPYASWGVMANDALPTILSGDWWRLFFPALFISLTMFAFNVLGDGLQDALDPKLRE, via the coding sequence ATGAGTCTGGCAGAAAAGCAAAAGGAACCGCAGTCACCGGGTATTCCGGACGAATGGTTCCGCCCGCTTGATAAAAGCAAGCAAGATGCAGAGAAGGTCTCGCGACCGTCGCTTTCTTACTGGAGCGATGCCTGGCAGCGTCTCATCAAAAACAAGCTTGCCATGGGAGGATTGATCTTTTTGGTTCTCCTGGCATTACTGGCGATTTTCGGACCGATTTTTTCTCCTCACTCTGTAAGGGAAATCAATCTTCCAAATCAGAACATGCCTCCGTCCGCGGATCACTGGTTTGGAACGGATGAGTTGGGCCGGGATGTCTTCACGAGAACATGGTATGGTGCGAGGATTTCCTTGTTTGTCGGACTGATGGCAGCATTGATTGATTTCTTCGTCGGGGTCGTTTATGGCGGTATCTCGGGTTACAAAGGCGGCCGCACCGATAATATTATGATGCGGATCATTGAGGTTCTTTACGGTCTGCCGTATTTGCTGGTTGTCATTTTGTTGCTGGTTGTCATGGGACCGAGCCTGGCAACGATCATCGTCGCACTTAGTGTTACCGGATGGGTCGGCATGGCACGGATCGTCAGGGGGCAGGTACTGCAACTGAAAAACCTCGAGTTCATACTCGCCTCCGAGTCGTTCGGTGCTAAATCATGGCGGATCATCCGCAAAAACCTCTTGCCTAATACGATGGGGCCAATCATTGTCCAGATGACGTTGACGGTGCCCACTGCCATATTTGCAGAAGCGTTTTTAAGCTTTTTAGGACTCGGAATCCAGGCACCGTACGCCAGCTGGGGCGTGATGGCCAATGATGCCCTGCCTACCATTCTGTCAGGAGACTGGTGGCGCCTGTTCTTCCCGGCGTTATTTATTTCCTTGACGATGTTTGCTTTTAATGTGTTAGGAGACGGACTTCAGGATGCCCTGGATCCGAAACTCAGGGAGTGA